One Heteronotia binoei isolate CCM8104 ecotype False Entrance Well chromosome 10, APGP_CSIRO_Hbin_v1, whole genome shotgun sequence genomic region harbors:
- the EIF1B gene encoding eukaryotic translation initiation factor 1b, with amino-acid sequence MSTIQNLQSFDPFADATKGDDLLPAGTEDYIHIRIQQRNGRKTLTTVQGIADDYDKKKLVKAFKKKFACNGTVIEHPEYGEVIQLQGDQRKNICQFLLEVGIVKEEQLKVHGF; translated from the exons ATGTCCACTATCCAGAACCTCCAATCCTTCG ACCCCTTTGCTGATGCAACTAAGGGTGACGACTTACTCCCGGCAGGGACTGAAGACTACATCCATATAAGGATCCAACAACGAAACGGGAGAAAAACACTAACTACTGTTCAGGGAATTGCCGATGACTATGACAAAAAGAAACTTGTGAAAGCTTTCAAAAAG aaatttgcCTGTAATGGTACTGTGATTGAGCATCCTGAATACGGGGAAGTGATCCAGCTGCAAGGTGACCAGAGGAAGAACATTTGCCAATTCCTCCTGGAG GTTGGCATTGTTAAGGAAGAGCAGCTGAAGGTTCATGGCTTCTAA